From Pseudomonas arsenicoxydans:
GACTTCGCGAACCAGATCACTCAGGTCCACTTCCTCAACCGACTCGTCGCGACCATCGCGGATAAACGCCAGGAACTGGTCGAGAATCGCGTCCATGTCTTCGATGTCGCGCACCATCGCGTCGGTCAGGTCGTTGTGGTCACCCATCAACTCCAGGGACAGCCGCAAACGGGTCAACGGCGTACGCAAGTCGTGCGACACCCCCGCCAGCATCAGCTCCCGCTCGCGTCCGGCCTGTTCGACGTCCTCGGCCATCTGGTTGAAGGCGCGATAAACCTCGGTCATCTCACTTGGCGTGTCGCTGATCGGCAGGCGCACGCTGCGGCCCTGGCCAAGCTGCCTTGCGGCATACACCAGGCGTTTCAGCGGCTGGTTGAGCTGGCTGACGAAGATCCACGCCGAGGCAGTGGACAGCAGACCGATCGCGAGGAACCAGCCAAGTACGTTCCAGATTTTCTGGCCGCGCAGCGGGTGAGGATAGAGCGGCACTTTCAGCCAGCCATCGCCCAGGCTTGGCGCCCGGACCCACAAGGCCGGTGGTGAGTGCATGCGTAAGCGCACTTCCGTATCGGCACCCAGCTCCGCCTGCATCTGCCGCTGATAAATCTCGCTGTACGGCCAATGCTGCTCACCTTCCGGCACGCCAGCACCCACCACCCTGATCAGGGTCGCGGCATCGGCAATCTTCGCGCGGTTTTCTTCATCGGCGGCCCAATAGGCACGCAGCGTCAGGGCGACGCCGTGGCTGTATTGGCGGTCCACCAGCACGTCTTCGTTCATCAACAGATAAACCAGGGTCAGCGCCTTGGAGAACAGGACAACGATCAGCACCAGCCACAGGGTGCGGGAGAAAAAGCTCTGGGGGAACCAAACGGGGGTTTTCATGGATAACCGCTACACACTTGCAGGAGCGAGCGATGCTCGCACATTGCGGATCGCGAGTCTGCGAACAACGTCATCTGACCCGTTGCCCGCAAGACCCGCTCCTACAAATCGCCGATCACTTGGTGGCGGCGCCATCCGGAACGAACACGTAACCCACGCCCCAGACCGTCTGGATGTAGCGCGGCTTGGAAGGATCGGGTTCGATCATGCGGCGCAGTCGGGAGATCTGCACGTCGATCGAACGCTCCAGCGCATCCCATTCACGGCCACGGGCCAGGTTCATCAGTTTGTCGCGGGTCAGTGGCTGACGCGCGTTCATGACCAGAGCCTTGAGCACCGCAAACTCACCGGTGGTGAGCATGTGCACTTCGTCACCGCGCTTCAATTCACGGGTGGCCAGGGACAGTTCGTAATCACCAAACGTCACGCTTTCGTCTTCGCTGCCCGGTGCACCCGGCACAGGCGTCGACTGACGGCGCAGGACCGCTTTGACGCGGGCCATCAGCTCATCCGGGTTGAAGGGCTTGGCCAGGTAATCGTCGGCACCCAGCTCCAGGCCCTTGATGCGGCTCAGCTCATCGCCCTTGGCGGTCAGCATGATGATCGGGATCTGATTGTTCGCCGTGCGCAGGCGACGGCAGGCCGTCAGGCCGTCTTCGCCAGGCAGCATCAGGTCGAGGACGACCAGGTTGAACACTTCGCGCGCCAGCAGGCGATCCATTTGCTCGGTGTTCGGTACGGCACGGGCGCGGTAGCCCTTGCTGACGAAAAAACGTTCCAGCAGGCTGCTCAGCCCTGGATCGTCGTCAACAATAAGAATTTTTTCGCCTTCAGCAATGTTTGCAGTGCTGCTCATTAGATGCTCCTTTTAGCTCGGCGCGCATTATGGCGTAGCTGCCGTTATA
This genomic window contains:
- a CDS encoding ATP-binding protein gives rise to the protein MKTPVWFPQSFFSRTLWLVLIVVLFSKALTLVYLLMNEDVLVDRQYSHGVALTLRAYWAADEENRAKIADAATLIRVVGAGVPEGEQHWPYSEIYQRQMQAELGADTEVRLRMHSPPALWVRAPSLGDGWLKVPLYPHPLRGQKIWNVLGWFLAIGLLSTASAWIFVSQLNQPLKRLVYAARQLGQGRSVRLPISDTPSEMTEVYRAFNQMAEDVEQAGRERELMLAGVSHDLRTPLTRLRLSLELMGDHNDLTDAMVRDIEDMDAILDQFLAFIRDGRDESVEEVDLSDLVREVAAPYNQNEEKVRLRLEPIQPFPLRRVSMKRLLNNLIGNALHHAGSGVEVAAYVSGDTSAPYVVLSVMDRGAGIDPSELEAIFNPFTRGDRARGGKGTGLGLAIVKRIASMHGGNVELRNRSGGGLEARVRLPLGLMLPRDAV
- the ompR gene encoding osmolarity response regulator transcription factor OmpR: MSSTANIAEGEKILIVDDDPGLSSLLERFFVSKGYRARAVPNTEQMDRLLAREVFNLVVLDLMLPGEDGLTACRRLRTANNQIPIIMLTAKGDELSRIKGLELGADDYLAKPFNPDELMARVKAVLRRQSTPVPGAPGSEDESVTFGDYELSLATRELKRGDEVHMLTTGEFAVLKALVMNARQPLTRDKLMNLARGREWDALERSIDVQISRLRRMIEPDPSKPRYIQTVWGVGYVFVPDGAATK